Part of the Prunus dulcis chromosome 8, ALMONDv2, whole genome shotgun sequence genome is shown below.
TTTGGGTCATATTTTTGTTCCCTTGACTTCATATTCACAATGTAAGGTAGCAGGCGACTTCGGCCAAGCAAGAGAAACTCATCGACTTTGAGCCTGTTTATGGATTCAGTTACCACTCAATgggcttctttttcttctttcctgcCCTATCCATGGAAATACGATGTCTTTCTTAGTTTTAGAGGTTTGGATACACGCAACAATTTTACAGGCCATTTGTACAGCAATTTGATTCGAAACGGAATCAACACCTTCATGGATGATGAGCTTcaaagaggagaagaaatatcACAAACGCTTTTCAACGCGATTGAAGAGTCAAGGATTCATGTTGTTGTCTTCTCCGAGAACTACGCTTTCTCTAGGTGGTGCTTGGATGAACTCGTTCATATCCTTGAATGTCAAAAATCAAAGCCACACATATTTTATCCAGTTTTTTACAATGTGGATCCCTCTGATGTACGACACCAGAAAGGTCGTTTTGGGGAGGCATTTGCTGGCCATGAATACCACTTTAGGAATGATATGGAGAAGGTGCTAAGATGGAAGGCATCTCTTAGAGCAGCAGCAGATATATCCGGCTGGGATTCGTTAAACAGgtaaatttatgttttaaccACTGTAATTATGCTTTACTGGCTAGCTTTATGATACGTTATAGTCACGCCTACAATCTATTTCCACCCCCCTATTTCTCCatttaccttttcttttcacccacaatataaattttaaaaaacctaATTCTATCTTTTTACCCACCGTTATtcttaaaataccctttaattattaattcaagcaaATTAAGAGCACTCAAATTCTGAAAGCGTCTCATAGAACATGTGTGGTTGTTCCTAGGCTAGCCGAGGTCGAAAGATTTCATGAATTGATTTGCATGGACGCTTCATGgttgtttgagagagagagagagggttgcTGCCGGTGTGGGTGGGGTGGGTTGGATTGGGTCATGGGTGGCTATTCGGTAGGGTCGTTGAgaggtttttggttttttctttattgtttgtttttatttagaCTTTAATAATGTCAAATTAGcgttaattaaatatatgtgtcaaagatttcaaaattcaCGACTTATATTTAAGTTATTAGATTAAATTATTATACTATTTGTTAATGAGGagcttattattattattttttaatggtCAAACTATAGACTAGGTGGGTTACATGAGTTGGGGTTTTTTCACTAAAtccttagaagtcattttacaaatagataaatttgtcattcaaattttgaagataagaTAAGTGGAGAAATAGGACGgtggtggaaatagcagcactcttaattaattagtttaataattttaCACATTAACAGACTTCTTGGTGATAAGAGTGACAGTGGATATATAACATTGTGGTGAAATTAAAGTTCgggtacaaaatgaaaaacaaaaaaagggtaGTAAATGCTAAAATTCGGTAAACCACAGGGTATTAAAGTGAAttactcaaaaaaaaaaaaaaacaatacgGCCTTTTCCATACGACCTGgaacttgaatttgaaatggGTTTGATTTGGGTATTGATGCAGCGTGACAATGGAATGGTTAAAACTTTAGCTTAAAATATGTAAAATGAAATCCACCAAGAAGATATGAGGAAACCTCAAGGTTTATTGATAAATtggaatataaaaaatataaccCTAGCCAGGATAAAATCTGCTTAAATACCCCTAAAATCCTAGAATAATCAAGGgattaaaataggaaaataacaaagtttccaaaaacattaaaaattagattttGGGCTACTAAACGATCTCGGATGCCCGAAAAAGCCTATACGTCATGGCAAAGCGATGTGTTTTACTAGTGATGCCGTTCTTTTCGAATCAACGGGTCATGTGCCCAATTCTGAGCTCGAAGCCCAAATCTGCAGTTTGCCCGATTTACCCTTGCGCTCACATCTCTGTAGCTCATCTTCGATTGCTTCTGCTATCTGTTCTACATCAATCCCTTCCACTTTTGAAGAACTCGACCCTGAGTTATCATTAGGATAAATTGACTCATTATCATGGAACTCAGGTAGATCCGCAACATTGAAAGTGCTCGATATGCCCATGGAAGAAGGAAGATCCACGACATAGGCATTGTCGTTTATCTTATTCAGAACTTTGTAAGGGCCATATTTCCGAGGCTTCAGTTTGTTGTAGGTACCAATTGGAAAACGTTCTCTCCTAAGGTAAACCATCATGGAGTCTCCTTCTTGGAACAACTCCACACAGCGATTCTTGTCATCGACGAATTTATTTTTGGCATTAGTCTTCTCTAGCTTATCCTTCACTTCTTCCCCCACAATTTGAAACTTTTCAGCAGCTACACTAGTCTTCTGGGTTCTTGGAAGCTTAACCATGTCAACCACATGCCTAGACATCGAATTGTAAACCATGACAAAGGGTGATTTCCTTGTGGAAGAATGAACAACACTGTTGTAAGAGAACTCCACATGTGGCAATGCAAAGTCCCATTGCTTCGGTCTGTCTCCACAAATGCTCCTAACTATGTTTTTGAGGGTTTTGTTGGTAACCTCAATTTGGCCATCTGTCTGCGGATGAGCGGTGTTACTACAATTCAAATCCGTACCAaacatcctccacaacatgatctAAAGTGCTGAGGAATTTGGTGTCACGATCTGACGTAATAGATTTGGGAGCACCATGCAACTGCACAACCTGCGTGAAAAACAATTTGGCTATGTTAGAAGCATCTGCAGTCTTCTTTTAAGCAATGAAGTGTGCCATCTTGGAAAACCTGTCAACcacaacaaaaaacagaatCGATTCCTCGTTGAGTACGAAGGGGTCCTAGAACAAAATCCATAGACAAGTGTTGCCAATATCATCAAGGATATGGAGGAGACATGTAAAGACCAGTATTTTGAGTCTGTTTTTTAGATACTTTGAGAGTTGTAGCACTTCCTCACAATAGTGCTGACATCTCGCTTCAAGTGCGCCAATAAATAACGCTCCTCCATACTAGCAATGGTTTTGTCATTACCCAAATGGCCACTCAGTGTAACCCCATGCAAGTCTCGAATCAGTTTATCCCTTAAAGAAGAAACAGGGACAAACAATTGGTTGcctttaaataaatacctCTCATTAATATGATAATCTTTCATTAGCTCATTGCGAACACACTcaacccaaatttcttgaaaatccTCAGTCTCATAAAGTTCCTTCATAAATTCAAAACCCACAACTTCTTCAGCCAAAGCACAAGCAAGGTTGGTTGCTGACTCAGTGCATCAGCTACATGGTTAATAACTCCAGACTTATGTTTAATAACAAATGGAAATTTCTACAGAAAATTAGCCCACATGACATGTATATTGTTCACACTCTTTTGGCTATTGATAAATTTCAGGGCTTGGTGGCAGTGTAAGCACAAGCTCCCGTTGTATTAGATAATGTTCCCATTGTTTTAGGGCTCGAACTAATGCATAAAACTCCTGGTCATAAGTGCTACATTTTTAGCGTCATTCACTGAGTTTTTCTAAGAAGAATGCAAATGTCTCTTCTCTTGAGACAAAACAGCTCTTATACCCACTCCACTCGCATCACGTTCGACTTCATATATCTTCTCAACGTTGGGAAGGGTGAGAACCGGTGCTATGCTAAGCTTTTCTTAAATGAGGGCAAAGCTTTGCTCTTACTTTTCACCCCAATTGAATTTTTCACACTTCAGACATTCAGTAATTGATGTGGTAAAGGTACTGAAATGTCGAACAAAATGCCTGCAAAAGCTTGCAAGGCCATGGAACCTTCTCATATCATTAGCTGTTTTCGGGGTAGGCCACTCTCGAATGGCTTGCACCTTATCTTCATCCACGTGGATACCATATGCACTAACAATATAACCCATAAAAAGTAACTTGTTTGTAATGAAAGTacactttttcatataaataaacaacTTGTTTTCTTGCAGAACCTTCAAAACCTCATTCAAATGTATCAGATCCTCCTCCTTGTTTTTTCTGTAGATCAAAATGTCATCAAAATAAACTACAACAAATGACCAATAAAGGGACGCATAACTTGATTCATAAGCCTCATAAATGTGCTCGGTGCGTTTGAAAATCCAAACGGCATCACCAATCATTCGTACAATCCATTTGTTTTCCACTATCTCCAAGTTTGATTCGAATCTGGTCGTAACCACTCCCCAAATCAATTTTGGAGAACACTTTAAAGCCCATCAAAGCATCTAGCATGTCCTCCAGGCGTGGGATTGGGAATCTATACTTGATGGTGATTTTGTTAATTGCACGGCTATCAGCACACATGCGCCATGCACTGTCTTTCTTCAGTACCAACAATATAGGAATGCACATAGACTCATTCTCTCTTAAATAAACCCTTTCTGCAACAAATCTTCTATCTTCTCTCTGAGAATTTCATTCTCCTTAGAGCTCATACGATAATGAAGTAGATTGGGAAGACGAGCTCCTAGGCCCAAATCAATTTGATGATGTATGCGTCTCATGGGAGGTAGCTCATTAGGTAAATCATCGGAAATCGACTCCTGAAAAGttgttaaaattttgtttaccTCTTTGGGACAAGATACCCTCTGACAAGGCAGCCAACAACCCCTTCATATACACAGGGTAGACGACATTAACTTCTTTAATATCTTCCTCAAACTTTTGCTCGTTGTATGACATCACCAGAAAACTCGAGTTCTTTGGCTTCTCCAATCTTCTAGAATCACTAACAAGAGCCATAGCAATTTTACGGTACCCCAATTGAACAGGCACACATTATCACATCATTTATGTGTAGCATTCGTATCATACTGCCAAGGATGCCCTAATAACACATGTCTAGCATCCATATTGATCACGTCACACGAAACTTCCTGTTTGTAATACTTTTCAATATGGAGATTGGAACCT
Proteins encoded:
- the LOC117637677 gene encoding disease resistance protein RPV1-like → MDSVTTQWASFSSFLPYPWKYDVFLSFRGLDTRNNFTGHLYSNLIRNGINTFMDDELQRGEEISQTLFNAIEESRIHVVVFSENYAFSRWCLDELVHILECQKSKPHIFYPVFYNVDPSDVRHQKGRFGEAFAGHEYHFRNDMEKVLRWKASLRAAADISGWDSLNRNESNFIDDIV